The genomic DNA GAGGAGAAGTTCGTCGAGGACTTCGTGGACACGTGGAGCAAAGTGATGAAGCTCGACCGCTTCGACCTCGAGTGATCTGAGTCGGGCGGTTCCGAACCGCCGACTCGTCGCGGACGGCCGCCGGCGACACGCGGGCACGGTCTCCGCCCCGGGGGCCGACACGCGCGGCCGCGGGCTATTCTTACTCGGTGTTGGCTCCGGGCTGTCTTCGGCGCTAGCCGTCCCCGTGATCAACCGCGTAACGGGCGTCGACGTCGTCTCGAACGCCCTCGTCAGACGGGCTGGGCGAACCAGTCCGCGGTGGGACTGATAAGCCTCCAGTAACGGCTTTCCTCCCGGATATTGTACAGATAACTAACAATTTGAACCTGGTACCCTTATTGGTATGTTCGAATACCATCCAACCTCGGTGTTACAGATCAGCGGTGCGATCGACCAGGCGCTGGCGGACGCGATCGGCTACCTCCCGACGGTCGTCGCGGCGCTCGCCGTGCTGCTCGTCGGGTACGTCATCGGTCGCCTCCTCGGGGGAATCGTCACACGGATCGTGCGCCGGATCGGCATCGGTCGATACACGGAAGGAACCGCGATGGAGGAACTCGGCGAGGGGGACAGTCTGGCCCGCGTGCTGGGGAAGATCGTCGCCTACTACGTCTACTTCGTCGCGATCCTCGCGGCCGCGGACGTCTTAAACATCCCGCAACTCACGCAGTTGCTCTCCGAACTCGGGGCGTTCCTCCCCGTCGTCCTCGGGGCGATCGTCGTGCTTGTCATCGGGTTCATCGTCGGGCGGATCATCGGCGACATCGTCGCGGGGGTCGTCGGCGGATTCGGTATCGGACCGTACCTGGCGGGGACGCCCCTGGAGAAGTTCGGTGACACCGAAGGCGAGTTCGGCCGGATCGTCGGACTCCTCGTCACGTACTACGTGTACCTCTTGACGCTGGTGGCTGTCGCGGACATTCTCGCTATCGACGCGCTCTCGTCGCTTCTGGACACCTTCGCCGGGTACCTCCCGGCGCTCGTGGGCGGACTGCTGGTGCTCCTGGTCGGCATCTGGATCGCCGAGCGCGCTGCCGACATCGTCGACGAGACCGGCGAGGGACGGCTGGTTCACGCCACGAGCCTCGTCGTCAAGGTCCTCATCTACTACATCACGATCACGATAGCCGTCGCGACGATCGGGTTCGAGATCGCCGTCCTCACCAACCTGTTCACCGCCTTCGTCGTCGCCTTCTTCGGCGCACTCGCCATCGCATTGGCGATCGGCATCGGCCTCGCCGTCGGCCTCGGCGGACAGGACTACGTCGCCGAGAACATCGACGGATGGGTCGAATCCTCGCGTGCTGCTATCGAACCGACCGATTCGACCTCGGAGGAGGAACCGTCCGGGAGCGAATAACCCCCCGTTCGACGGATATTCCCTCCCGTTCACCCGTCGACAGGAGTTTCCGATCACTGTTCGATGTCGGTGTCCGATCAGTGCAGGAACCACGAATCAGCAGAGACTGCTCTCTATCCGACTCTCTACCTGTGGGCCGGTCCTCGAACGTTGATATACCGGTATCGGATTTACTCTCGGACGCCTCACTGATCCCGGTCACTCGAACGTCATCCCGTATCCCCACTTCTCCAACTGCGCTTCAACTTCCTCGCGGTGTTCGAGCCCGACCATCACGAGCGCCTCCCGAAGGTCGGTCAGGGAGACGTCGTCGTCGAAGTGGTCTTCGAGGTCCCGGAGCGTCTCTCGCTCCGCGGTCTTCGTCTCCGGTTGGAGGAAGAGCGGAACCCGATTCCGCCCGTCCTGGACGCCGTCGCGTCGGAACTTGTACGGGATCTGCATCGACTGTCCCGATTCCGACCCTTCGTCCGTCGGCTCCGAGGCCGCTTCGCCTCCCGGCGTTTCTTCGACGTCCGCTTCGTCGCCGTCGTCCGCGAAGGGGTTCTCGCCGGCGCCCTGCTTCATCCCCGTCATGCGGTCATCACCTCGTGGTCGACGTCGCCCGGTTCGGGGGGATTCGGGGCCTCCAACCCGACCTCTCGCTCCAGGTGTCTGGCCAATCGATCGAACTGCGCCAGCGTCTCCAGTTCGTAGTCGCGTCGGCGCTCTCGGTGTTCGCGCACGTACTCGAACGCCGAGCACTGTTGCATCCAACAGCCCTCCATCAGCGACGCTCGCTCGCCGATAACTTCCGGGATCGGATAGTCGATCGCTTCGAGGATCGAGCGCTGATCGCGCGTGTTCTTGAACCCCATCGGAATCGCGGCGAGGACGCCGACCTCGACGTCGAGTTGGTCTTCGAACCCCGCGACCAGTTCTTCGAGGCCCTCGACGGCCGCCTGTCCCTTCGCGCTCGGTTCGATCGGGATGACGAGCGAGCGCGTCGCGTTGATCGCGTTGTACAGGTGCGGGCCTTCCGTCGCCGGCGGGTCACAGATCAACACGTCGTACCGATCGGGGACGCCCGCCTCCCGGAGGACGCGCAGGAGCTGTGCGTGGACGCCGAAGGCCTCCCCCATCGCTTCGGCCTGCTCTTTCTCCCGCTGGAGGTACTCCGCGAGATCCGAGAGCATGTTGTGTTCGGGGATGAGGTCCACGCCCTCGACAGTCCGAATCAGGTCCTCGAAGTCACCTTTCGGCCGTCGAATCATGTGGCGGACGAGGTTGTCGACCGATTCGGTTCGTCGGTCGTCGACCCCGAACAGACGCGAGAGGTCGCCGTCCTGGGGGTCGAGCGGGACGACCAGTGGCTTCAGTCCCGCTCGTGCGTGTGCGACCGCGAGGTTCGCGGCTGTCGTGGTCTTGCCGACCCCGCCGGCCTCGCTGTAGGTGGAGTACGCGAGCATTGCCGTGTTCAACGGATCCCCTCATCTTGAATGTTCGCCGATTCAGTTCTCGGATTCACGAAACGAGTGATCACGATCCGATCACTCAATAAACACAGTCAATTAACGATCTGAATGAACATTGTAAATGAATGTTGTGAATGAACACAAGTAATGAATAGAGACAGTGGATGATCGTAATGGATGAGAACACTCAATGGACGCAGCTGCTGGGGGAGTCCGATGTGGTCGGCGATATTCCACTACTAGCGGTCGAACTCGCCGAACGACGGCTTTTGGCCTAATGAATGAACACGATTAGTTTCATTAATGAACACAATTAGTGAACACAACTAATCAATGTACACCGCGGCAGATGATGCTGAACGCCGCTGGTTCACACCCGCGAATCCGCTCTCGTTGGCGTCGGTGTTTCAACTGTCACCGCGTCGTTCTGTCGGCAGGAGCCGACCCGTAGTTTCTTTTTCCCGCGATGCGACGTTCCCGGTGAGTCGCCCTGAATCGACTCAGTCCCACGATGAACGTCCAACAGTTCAAATCCGAGCACGTCCCCACGACGTCCGACGAACCGTTCCAACTGGAAAACAGCTACACTCTCGACGTCGCGGTCGACGGGTCGGTGACGGCGAAGGCCGGATCGATGATCGCGTACACCGGCGATCTGTCGTTCACCGGGCGATCCTCCGCGGAGGGCGGTATCACCGGCTTCATCAAGGAAGCGGCCACCGGCGAAGGGACGCCCGTAATGGAGGTCGAGGGCAGCGGACACGTGTACCTCGCCGATCATCAGAAGAAGGTCCAGGTGCTCGAACTCGCTCCCGAGGACTCGATCACGGTCAACGGCGAGGACGTCCTGGCCTTCGAGTCGGACGTCTCCTACGAGATCAGCACGATCGACAGCCTCGCGGGCTCGTTCGCGGGCGGGTTCACGAACGTCTTCCTGCAGGGCCCCGGCTACGTGGCGCTCACGACCCACGGCGACCCGCTCGTGTTGGAACCGCCGGTCGCGACCGATCCGAGCGCGACCGTCGCCTGGAGCGGGACGAGCCCGAACGTCAGCGTGAACCGCAGCCTCTCGGATATGGTCGGCCAGGAGTCGGGCGAGCGCTACCAGATGAACTTCGAGGGAACGGAGGGCTTCGTCGTCGTGCAACCCTACGAGGAACTGTAGCACGTCACGACGCCCCGCCTTCGACGGGGAGGTCACCGTCGTCGAGGGCGACGGCCCGACGGCCGCTGCCGAGACGCCGCCGCCATCAGCCACGCAGATACGGCGACCTCGATTCCGGGGCGGTCGAGTGGCACGTGAGCCCTATGAGTGGTGACGAACCGACCCGGCTGGTCCAGGGAACCAACTGGCCAAGAGCCGTGTCGTCGTATCGAGGGCCGCATCGAATTCCTCTGCGCCTCCGCTCCCCGCGCTGGCACCGAACCACCGGATTGAAGCGACTAGTCGCGGAACCGATCACACGTCGACCGCATCGATGACCACCCCCGACCAGCCGCCGTCACCGGATCACCTGATCGATCTCCTCGACAAGGGGGCCCACGAGGAGACTGCGGCGTGTCTGGACCGACTCGGCACGGCCGACACCGACGCCCGCAAGCGTGCCTTGCGGGCACTCCGAAGCGTCGCAGCCGAGCGCCCGGGCGCCCTCGGGGAACTCGCTGCCCCGCTGTCGGCGTTTCTGACCGACGAGGCCCGCGCGGTCAGGCTGACGACCGCGAAACTGTTCGTCACGCTGGCCGAGTCGGAACCGGCGGCCGTCCTGCCCGCCGTCGACGTGCTTGCCGAGCGCCTCGCCGACGACGAGGAGTTCTACTACGTCCGGGCGCGGTGTGCGGAGGCACTCGGATACGTCGCTGTCGAAGCCCCCGAGGCAGTCACCGACCCGGAGACGCTTGCGGACCTCCGCGTCGGACTCGAGTTCGACGAACCCGAAGTCAAAGAGAAACTAGCGAAGGCGCTGGCGTGCGTCGCGCTCGGAGATCCGAGTCGACTTCGCCATCAGATGACCTCGCTGGCCGAGCACCTCGACGACGGCAACGAACTCGTCCGGTATCACCTCTGTACGGCGCTGGTGACCGTCGGGTGTGACCACCCCGGGAGGCTGGCCGACGCGACGGACGCGCTCCGGGAACGATTGACCGACGAGAACCCGTACGTCCGCGGCCGGGCGGCGGAGGCGCTCGGACTGGCCGCGGAGTCTGACGCGGAAATCGATGTGGCTCCCGATATCGACGTCACCGGCACGACCGACGAGCAGCCCTCGTTCCTGATCGACCGCACGCGGTATCTCCGGCGACGGCTGGACGGGACGCAGCCCGGAGCGGAGCCAGCGGGCGTCGGCACGACTGCGTCCCTTCGAGACGGAATCGAGGCCGTAGTCGAGGAGATGACGTCGCCGGATGACGGCGAGTGTCCCCACTGCGGGCTCGAATTGCCGGCGAGTAGCCCGCCGATGTGTCCGCGCTGTGGTGTCCCTCGCTGAAGGATTTTGGCTGGCCTAAAGTCCGGAACCGTTTTGTATATTTAGGCGAGCCTAATTCGTATGACGGACGATTCCAACGCGAACGAGGCGCCGACGCGGCGCGGCTATCTGAAGTACGGCGGGGCATTCGGGGGCGCCGGACGCTCGCGGTCTGTACGGGCGACTCGGACGGCGGAGTCACCTGCGTGAGCCGACTATGACCGACACAGAACCCGACCCGACGCGCGAGCACACTCACGACGTGGTCATCGTCGGCGGCGGGCCGGCGGGCTGCTCGGCGGGCGTATTTTGCGCCCGCGGAGGCCTCGAAACGGTCGTCTTCGACCGCGGACGTTCGTCGATCCGGCGGTGTGCCCACCTCGAGAACTACCTCGGCTTCCCGGCGGGCATCGACGTCGAGACGTTCTACGACCTGATGCACGAGCACGCCGAGACCGCGGGCTGTGAGGTCCTCCCGGACCTCGTCGAATCAGTCGAACGCACCGACGACGAGGAGGGATTCCGCGTCACGCCACAGGAGGGTGAGCCCGTCACTGCCCGGCGAGTCGTCGCCGCCACGCGCTACGACGGCGAGTATATGCGCGGTCTCGACGACGACGCGGCGATGTTCGAAACCCGCGAACGCGACGGCGAGGAACGCGAACGCTTCGACAGCGAGTACGCCGGCCACGACGGGAGGACGCCGGTGGAGGGGCTGTACGTCGCTTCGCCGTCGGATGAAGCCGACACGCAGGCGATTATGGTCGCCGGCCGGGGCGCGCGAGTCGCCCACCGCGTCGTCGCCGACGCCCGGATCGACGACGGCTGGTGGGAGGACGTCGCCGACGGCGTGGACTGGGTGCGGCGCGAGGCCGAACTCGACGACGAGTGGGCCGACCGCGACAGGTGGGTCGAGTGGTTCGACGACTACTACGGCGGCGACGCGCCGGTCGATCCGGACTCCGACCGATTCCGGCGAATCCGCGCAGCGGCTGTCGACGACTCGCTGTCGTCGTACGTCTCGCCCGAGACGATCGACGAGCGGGCCGCGGCCGGACAGGAAGCGCTTGCCGCACACCTCGACGTCGACCGGATCGTCGCCGCCGTAGACGCCGAGACACTGCTCGACCACGTCGAAGACGAGTTGATCCGCGAACGCGCCCGCGAACTCGACACCGTGGAGGCGAGCGAATAAATGGCGACTGGCACGTCCTCCGATACCGAGCCGACCGGCCGGCGCGAGCAGTGGTTCGGCTGGTTCGACGGATCGCTGTTCACCCTCTGTGTCGGCAGCCTCGCCGTCATCGTCGGCGGCGGGCTCGTCCAGGTGAGCTTCGGCGCGTTCTCGATGAGCATCATCGAGGCGTGGCAGGCCGTCTTCAACCCGGAAGTCGTTTTCAACGCCCGGGCGTGGGAAGCGTGGCTCCTCGGCGGGGAAGTCCCCGAGATGAACAAGCGGAGTCTCATCGTCTGGAACATCCGCCTGCCGCGGGTGTTCGTCGGGATGCTCGTCGGGATGAACCTCGCCGTCTCGGGGTCGATCTTCCAGGCGGTCACCCGGAACGAGCTCGCCAGTCCGTTCATCCTCGGCGTCTCCTCGGGCGCGGGATTGATGATCCTGCTGACGCTCGTCGTGCTCTCGGGGCTGTCGGCGTTCCTGCCGATCATCGCCTCCGTCGGTGGTGCCATCGCGTTCCTGATCGTCTACGCCATCGCGTGGAAGAACGGGACCTCGCCCGTCCGGCTGGTGCTGGCAGGCGTCATCGTCGGGACGGTCTTCAGCAGCCTGCAGACGGCGC from Halobellus limi includes the following:
- a CDS encoding mechanosensitive ion channel family protein, whose translation is MFEYHPTSVLQISGAIDQALADAIGYLPTVVAALAVLLVGYVIGRLLGGIVTRIVRRIGIGRYTEGTAMEELGEGDSLARVLGKIVAYYVYFVAILAAADVLNIPQLTQLLSELGAFLPVVLGAIVVLVIGFIVGRIIGDIVAGVVGGFGIGPYLAGTPLEKFGDTEGEFGRIVGLLVTYYVYLLTLVAVADILAIDALSSLLDTFAGYLPALVGGLLVLLVGIWIAERAADIVDETGEGRLVHATSLVVKVLIYYITITIAVATIGFEIAVLTNLFTAFVVAFFGALAIALAIGIGLAVGLGGQDYVAENIDGWVESSRAAIEPTDSTSEEEPSGSE
- a CDS encoding ParA family protein, whose amino-acid sequence is MLAYSTYSEAGGVGKTTTAANLAVAHARAGLKPLVVPLDPQDGDLSRLFGVDDRRTESVDNLVRHMIRRPKGDFEDLIRTVEGVDLIPEHNMLSDLAEYLQREKEQAEAMGEAFGVHAQLLRVLREAGVPDRYDVLICDPPATEGPHLYNAINATRSLVIPIEPSAKGQAAVEGLEELVAGFEDQLDVEVGVLAAIPMGFKNTRDQRSILEAIDYPIPEVIGERASLMEGCWMQQCSAFEYVREHRERRRDYELETLAQFDRLARHLEREVGLEAPNPPEPGDVDHEVMTA
- a CDS encoding AIM24 family protein, whose product is MNVQQFKSEHVPTTSDEPFQLENSYTLDVAVDGSVTAKAGSMIAYTGDLSFTGRSSAEGGITGFIKEAATGEGTPVMEVEGSGHVYLADHQKKVQVLELAPEDSITVNGEDVLAFESDVSYEISTIDSLAGSFAGGFTNVFLQGPGYVALTTHGDPLVLEPPVATDPSATVAWSGTSPNVSVNRSLSDMVGQESGERYQMNFEGTEGFVVVQPYEEL
- a CDS encoding HEAT repeat domain-containing protein is translated as MTTPDQPPSPDHLIDLLDKGAHEETAACLDRLGTADTDARKRALRALRSVAAERPGALGELAAPLSAFLTDEARAVRLTTAKLFVTLAESEPAAVLPAVDVLAERLADDEEFYYVRARCAEALGYVAVEAPEAVTDPETLADLRVGLEFDEPEVKEKLAKALACVALGDPSRLRHQMTSLAEHLDDGNELVRYHLCTALVTVGCDHPGRLADATDALRERLTDENPYVRGRAAEALGLAAESDAEIDVAPDIDVTGTTDEQPSFLIDRTRYLRRRLDGTQPGAEPAGVGTTASLRDGIEAVVEEMTSPDDGECPHCGLELPASSPPMCPRCGVPR
- a CDS encoding NAD(P)/FAD-dependent oxidoreductase → MTDTEPDPTREHTHDVVIVGGGPAGCSAGVFCARGGLETVVFDRGRSSIRRCAHLENYLGFPAGIDVETFYDLMHEHAETAGCEVLPDLVESVERTDDEEGFRVTPQEGEPVTARRVVAATRYDGEYMRGLDDDAAMFETRERDGEERERFDSEYAGHDGRTPVEGLYVASPSDEADTQAIMVAGRGARVAHRVVADARIDDGWWEDVADGVDWVRREAELDDEWADRDRWVEWFDDYYGGDAPVDPDSDRFRRIRAAAVDDSLSSYVSPETIDERAAAGQEALAAHLDVDRIVAAVDAETLLDHVEDELIRERARELDTVEASE
- a CDS encoding FecCD family ABC transporter permease produces the protein MATGTSSDTEPTGRREQWFGWFDGSLFTLCVGSLAVIVGGGLVQVSFGAFSMSIIEAWQAVFNPEVVFNARAWEAWLLGGEVPEMNKRSLIVWNIRLPRVFVGMLVGMNLAVSGSIFQAVTRNELASPFILGVSSGAGLMILLTLVVLSGLSAFLPIIASVGGAIAFLIVYAIAWKNGTSPVRLVLAGVIVGTVFSSLQTALFFFADDIGVVQSAIAWTTGSLTGTDWEQVRMALPWTAVAMLLALVGSRQLNVLLLGERTASSLGMDVEKVRFALSGVAVLAAAASIAVAGIVGFVGLIVPHVVRNIVGSDYKKLVVGCVFAGPALMVVADVGARLGMTVIAGSDAQIPVGIVTGLVGGPYFLYLMRKQERMGEI